The following proteins are co-located in the Lacticaseibacillus paracasei subsp. paracasei genome:
- a CDS encoding L-lactate MFS transporter — translation MSKRRYLVAIAGILLHLMIGSVYAWSVFTGPIAKQTGWALSSVTVAFSIAIFFLGMSAAFMGRLVERFGPRLTGTVAALLYGSGILLTGLAVQLESLPLLYIGYGVVGGLGLGAGYVTPVSTIIAWFPDKRGLATGMAIMGFGFAAMLTGPIAQNLIAGIGLVPTMYVLGTAYLLIMLTAAQVIRKPRPGEVPAADIAKSVSLTGTAMTANQAVKTRSFRYLWLMFFINITCGIGLVAVASPMAQQQTGMSAATAAMMVGVVGLFNGFGRLAWATLSDLIGRPLTYTLIFTVDVAMLAGILVFSSPLLFGIALCLIMSCYGAGFSVIPAYLGDVFGTKQLGAIHGYVLTAWAVAGVVGPTLLSLSDQYFHSYTYSLIFFVALELVAFILSIRIRRQFSVVARDEKVTDSLEREH, via the coding sequence ATGAGTAAGCGTAGATATCTGGTCGCTATCGCCGGCATTTTGCTTCACCTGATGATTGGTTCCGTGTATGCATGGAGTGTTTTCACGGGACCGATTGCCAAACAAACCGGTTGGGCGTTGTCATCGGTGACAGTTGCGTTTAGTATCGCGATCTTCTTCTTGGGGATGAGCGCTGCCTTTATGGGTCGGCTGGTTGAGCGATTTGGTCCGCGACTGACAGGGACAGTTGCGGCGTTGCTATATGGCTCCGGCATTCTGTTGACAGGACTGGCGGTGCAACTTGAGTCTTTGCCGTTACTTTACATTGGGTATGGTGTTGTTGGTGGTTTGGGATTAGGTGCGGGTTACGTGACCCCGGTTTCAACCATCATTGCTTGGTTTCCAGACAAGCGCGGGCTCGCAACCGGCATGGCCATTATGGGCTTCGGTTTTGCTGCGATGCTGACCGGTCCGATTGCTCAGAACTTGATTGCTGGGATTGGACTGGTGCCAACGATGTATGTGCTCGGCACCGCATATTTACTTATTATGCTCACAGCAGCGCAGGTTATCCGGAAGCCACGTCCGGGTGAGGTTCCGGCTGCTGATATTGCTAAAAGTGTCAGTTTGACCGGTACTGCCATGACAGCCAATCAGGCAGTCAAAACGCGTTCATTCCGCTACCTGTGGCTGATGTTTTTCATCAACATTACCTGTGGGATCGGACTGGTTGCTGTTGCGTCACCGATGGCGCAACAGCAAACCGGCATGTCTGCGGCTACGGCAGCGATGATGGTCGGGGTCGTAGGTTTGTTTAACGGTTTTGGTCGACTGGCTTGGGCAACACTCTCGGATCTGATTGGCCGTCCGCTGACGTACACACTGATTTTTACGGTGGATGTCGCTATGTTGGCTGGCATTCTGGTATTCAGCTCACCATTGCTCTTCGGGATCGCCTTATGCCTGATCATGTCCTGCTACGGTGCAGGGTTCTCTGTCATTCCAGCCTACCTTGGCGATGTTTTTGGTACGAAACAGTTAGGCGCTATTCACGGCTATGTCTTGACGGCGTGGGCAGTTGCTGGAGTTGTTGGACCGACCCTGCTTAGCCTTAGCGATCAATACTTCCACAGCTATACTTACAGTTTGATTTTCTTCGTTGCGCTTGAATTGGTTGCTTTTATTCTCTCGATTCGCATTCGCCGGCAGTTCAGCGTTGTGGCTCGTGATGAAAAGGTGACGGATTCACTCGAAAGGGAACATTGA
- the treR gene encoding trehalose operon repressor: MRKYDVIYQDLKDKIEAEIYTTGSLLPSENTLQDMYQASRDTVRKALRLLKDDGFIQSQKGRGSIVINRQEYVFPVSGVVSYAELAKQLHLQTRTVVLANHFAALPAKSFKDVDPDVEVKQMRLLKRVRYLEKEPDIIDIDYLDPRVVPPIPESVARDSLYAYLEGQIGLEIAYATKEITVETATEEDRRYLNLPEGAMVVVVRSCSSLADTRKFQYTESRHRADRFKFHDFARRARP; encoded by the coding sequence ATGCGGAAGTATGATGTGATCTATCAGGATTTGAAAGATAAGATCGAGGCCGAAATTTATACGACTGGTTCATTATTGCCGAGCGAGAATACGCTGCAGGATATGTATCAGGCATCGCGCGACACGGTACGTAAAGCTTTGCGGCTGCTCAAAGATGATGGCTTCATTCAATCGCAGAAAGGCAGAGGATCAATCGTGATCAATCGCCAAGAATATGTCTTCCCGGTGTCAGGTGTCGTCAGTTATGCCGAATTGGCTAAGCAGCTTCACTTGCAGACAAGAACCGTGGTGTTGGCCAATCATTTTGCCGCACTTCCGGCCAAGTCCTTTAAAGATGTTGATCCGGATGTTGAAGTCAAGCAGATGCGTTTGCTGAAGCGAGTGCGTTACTTGGAAAAAGAGCCGGATATCATTGATATCGATTATTTGGATCCAAGAGTCGTGCCGCCGATTCCGGAGTCGGTGGCAAGGGATTCGTTGTATGCGTATCTCGAAGGACAAATTGGCTTGGAAATTGCTTATGCCACAAAAGAGATCACGGTTGAAACGGCAACTGAAGAAGATCGTCGTTATCTAAATCTTCCTGAAGGTGCCATGGTTGTAGTTGTTCGCAGTTGCAGTAGTTTGGCAGACACTAGAAAATTTCAATACACAGAGTCACGGCACCGGGCAGATCGCTTCAAGTTCCACGACTTCGCCCGGCGCGCACGACCATAG
- the treC gene encoding alpha,alpha-phosphotrehalase, with translation MGFHNKVIYQLYPKSFYDSNGDGVGDLRGIIDKIDYLKSLHVDMIWFNPFFVSPQYDNGYDVADYRQIDPRFGTMADFDELAKKLKAAGIDIMLDMVLNHTSTEHAWFQKALAGDKHYQAYYYIRPPKPDGSLPTNWESKFGGPAWAPFGDTGNYYLHLYERRQADLNWHNPAVRQEAAAIINFWRAKGVHGFRFDVLNVIGKADKLVDAPPSVASKTLYTDTPIVQDYLKELAANSFGQDDNRVTVGEMSSTTIANSIAYTKPDNHELSMVFQFHHLKTDYKNGEKWSKVPYDFNALRDILHTWGQGLDQGGGWQALFWNNHDQPRAINRFGDVGQYRVKSAELLAAAIHLSRGTPYIYMGEEIGMTDPDYTSMADYVDVEAKNAYAALLGKGMSEKEAFGIILAKARDNSRTPMQWDASDHAGFTTGTPWLRPTNQAAINVQAELAHGEIFKFYQQLIALRKQYPVISDGSYTPFGTEIDRLYAYIRTYGTQQLLVLNNFSDKTMTVPLPEKFQTAKVLITNEATLTPTATMTLPPYATIGLLQKA, from the coding sequence ATGGGATTTCATAATAAAGTCATTTATCAGCTATACCCCAAGTCTTTTTATGACAGCAATGGCGATGGGGTTGGCGATCTGCGCGGCATTATCGACAAGATCGATTACCTCAAGTCATTACATGTCGACATGATTTGGTTTAATCCATTTTTTGTTTCACCGCAGTATGACAATGGTTATGACGTTGCAGATTATCGTCAAATTGATCCACGCTTTGGGACCATGGCCGATTTTGACGAATTGGCCAAAAAACTTAAGGCGGCAGGTATCGACATCATGCTGGACATGGTGCTGAACCATACCAGCACAGAGCATGCTTGGTTTCAAAAGGCTTTAGCAGGTGACAAACATTATCAGGCATACTATTACATTCGACCACCAAAGCCGGATGGCAGTTTGCCAACAAATTGGGAAAGCAAGTTTGGCGGCCCAGCTTGGGCACCGTTTGGCGATACAGGCAATTATTATTTGCATTTATATGAACGACGCCAAGCAGATTTGAATTGGCACAATCCAGCGGTTCGACAAGAAGCTGCTGCCATTATCAATTTTTGGCGAGCAAAAGGTGTCCATGGTTTTCGGTTCGATGTTCTCAATGTTATTGGTAAAGCCGATAAGCTTGTTGATGCACCGCCAAGTGTGGCCAGCAAAACGTTGTATACCGATACACCGATTGTTCAGGACTATTTGAAGGAGCTGGCAGCAAACAGCTTCGGTCAAGATGATAATCGTGTGACGGTTGGCGAAATGAGTTCCACCACAATTGCCAATTCGATTGCTTATACCAAACCGGACAACCATGAACTTTCAATGGTTTTTCAATTCCATCATCTTAAAACAGACTACAAGAACGGTGAAAAGTGGAGCAAGGTGCCATATGATTTCAACGCCTTGCGCGATATTCTCCACACTTGGGGTCAGGGACTTGATCAAGGTGGTGGTTGGCAGGCACTGTTTTGGAACAACCACGATCAACCGCGGGCCATCAATCGATTTGGCGATGTCGGGCAATATCGGGTTAAAAGCGCGGAATTGCTGGCAGCGGCGATTCATTTGAGCCGCGGCACACCTTATATCTATATGGGCGAGGAGATTGGGATGACTGATCCTGATTACACCAGCATGGCAGATTATGTGGATGTGGAAGCTAAGAATGCTTATGCAGCACTGCTGGGAAAAGGCATGTCTGAAAAAGAAGCATTCGGCATTATTTTGGCGAAAGCCCGAGATAATAGCCGAACGCCAATGCAATGGGATGCCTCGGACCATGCAGGCTTTACCACTGGCACGCCTTGGTTGCGACCAACAAATCAAGCTGCAATTAATGTGCAGGCTGAGCTTGCACATGGTGAAATTTTTAAATTTTATCAGCAGCTGATCGCATTGCGTAAACAGTATCCAGTGATCAGTGACGGTAGCTACACGCCGTTTGGAACTGAAATTGATCGGTTGTATGCCTATATAAGAACATATGGCACACAACAATTGCTGGTGCTGAATAATTTCAGCGACAAGACAATGACCGTACCGCTACCCGAAAAGTTTCAAACTGCAAAAGTATTAATCACGAACGAAGCTACATTGACGCCAACCGCAACCATGACATTGCCGCCATACGCGACGATTGGGTTATTGCAGAAAGCGTGA
- a CDS encoding glucose PTS transporter subunit IIA — MADTKKLQLMAPVSGLAMAITDVSDPVFSQKMMGDGFGIDPTDGQIAAPVDGRIMMIADTKHAIGIKADNGAELLVHLGIDTVELKGAPFEIDTAMDARVKAGDLIGSMDLDAIKKAGKKTTVIVAITNSKEVLDHLDVNAGEVNRGEEVAVMTPKPMAATAAAAPKNESKYAATARQIIADVGGSQNVNSLIHCITRLRFYLKDEQLPDVDTVKNIPGVIDVARANGQYQVVIGQAVTDVYDEVIKQLGPGYSNAEGTAQAIQETQLEAQDTSGWGRVKHGLQALIGTITGSMIPVIGLLAASGMLKGILNILTTWGGLSVKNPTYEIINAMGDATFYFLPVIVGFTAAQKLGSDPVIVGIIGAFLIYPSIAQIATTGKVSGTLLGMGINANFFGLPVHIANYTYSIFPMIFAAWMAAKLEPWIKSWMPLVLRMIFSPLVEIFLVGMTVVLVVGPLITVASGAITAGIQALLSLTPMISDAIIAGFYQVLVIFGLHWAVIPIITAQLSSAHPESVLNGIVSISMIAQGAGALAVWVKTKHNPALKGLSLSAFISACCGITEPAMYGVNLKYGRVFIFASIGAAIGGLVNGLLGVNMYGFTGSFLGFPSFAAPGWANNPNNLWNFWIASIVTLVAAFLLVYFFGYKDADANQAKTAPKKKRLGKTVE; from the coding sequence ATGGCAGATACGAAAAAGTTGCAGCTCATGGCACCGGTCTCCGGCTTGGCCATGGCAATTACCGATGTTTCTGATCCGGTTTTTTCACAGAAAATGATGGGTGACGGTTTTGGCATCGATCCGACTGATGGTCAGATTGCCGCACCAGTTGACGGTCGGATTATGATGATCGCGGACACCAAACATGCGATTGGCATCAAAGCCGATAACGGCGCAGAATTATTGGTTCATTTGGGAATCGACACAGTCGAGCTTAAAGGCGCACCATTCGAAATTGATACGGCTATGGACGCCCGTGTCAAAGCAGGTGATCTCATCGGATCGATGGATTTGGATGCGATTAAGAAAGCTGGGAAAAAGACAACCGTCATTGTTGCGATTACCAACAGCAAAGAAGTCCTCGATCATCTCGACGTCAATGCTGGTGAAGTGAACCGCGGTGAAGAAGTTGCCGTGATGACGCCAAAGCCAATGGCCGCAACAGCCGCTGCTGCGCCAAAGAACGAAAGCAAATATGCCGCAACCGCTCGGCAGATTATTGCCGATGTTGGTGGTTCGCAGAATGTGAATAGCCTGATTCATTGCATTACGCGGTTACGTTTTTATCTGAAGGATGAACAGTTACCGGATGTTGACACCGTTAAGAATATTCCCGGCGTAATTGATGTTGCGCGTGCAAATGGCCAGTATCAGGTGGTCATTGGGCAAGCGGTTACTGATGTGTATGATGAAGTGATTAAACAATTGGGACCCGGCTACTCAAATGCTGAAGGTACTGCGCAAGCAATCCAAGAAACCCAGCTGGAAGCTCAAGATACTAGCGGATGGGGCAGGGTTAAGCATGGACTACAAGCGTTGATTGGTACAATCACTGGGTCCATGATTCCAGTTATTGGACTGTTAGCGGCCAGTGGTATGCTAAAAGGTATTTTGAATATTTTGACCACTTGGGGCGGTTTATCAGTTAAAAACCCGACTTATGAGATTATTAATGCGATGGGAGATGCCACTTTCTACTTTCTTCCAGTTATCGTTGGATTCACAGCGGCACAGAAACTTGGGTCAGATCCGGTTATTGTCGGCATTATCGGGGCATTCCTGATTTATCCCTCGATTGCGCAAATTGCAACTACAGGTAAAGTTAGCGGCACTTTGCTGGGCATGGGTATCAACGCCAACTTCTTCGGATTACCAGTACACATTGCCAATTACACCTATTCCATTTTCCCAATGATTTTTGCTGCATGGATGGCAGCAAAGCTTGAGCCATGGATCAAGAGCTGGATGCCACTTGTACTTAGAATGATTTTCAGCCCTTTGGTTGAGATCTTTTTAGTCGGGATGACCGTTGTGCTTGTTGTTGGTCCGCTAATTACCGTGGCGTCAGGGGCGATTACGGCTGGCATTCAGGCTTTGCTGAGTTTGACACCAATGATTTCGGACGCCATTATTGCTGGTTTCTATCAAGTGCTAGTTATTTTCGGCCTGCATTGGGCGGTTATTCCGATCATTACAGCACAATTATCCTCAGCACATCCTGAGTCTGTACTAAACGGAATTGTTTCCATTTCTATGATCGCGCAAGGTGCAGGTGCGTTGGCTGTTTGGGTGAAGACAAAACATAACCCGGCCCTCAAAGGGTTATCGCTTTCGGCATTTATTAGCGCTTGCTGTGGGATTACCGAACCTGCTATGTACGGGGTTAACTTGAAGTATGGTCGAGTCTTCATTTTTGCAAGCATTGGTGCAGCAATCGGCGGTCTCGTTAATGGACTTCTTGGGGTTAATATGTATGGCTTTACTGGCAGTTTCTTAGGATTCCCTTCTTTTGCTGCTCCGGGTTGGGCAAACAATCCGAACAACCTATGGAATTTCTGGATTGCTTCCATTGTGACGCTTGTGGCTGCCTTCCTACTGGTTTACTTCTTTGGTTATAAAGATGCTGACGCCAATCAAGCAAAAACGGCGCCAAAGAAAAAGCGTTTAGGCAAAACAGTTGAATAA
- the sstT gene encoding serine/threonine transporter SstT: MYKRYKDVSLILKIVIGIIVGAVLGVMVPSWSFIDVLGKLFVGALKAIAPLLVFLLIMSAISKYRSGAKNHFGTVIVLYLSATLFSSIAAVAVSYLFPIKLVLPGAMKIAESAPKDLGTVVTSLLTNAVANPISALVEGNYLAILFWSLLIGSGLRLTSAVTKKVVTELADTVSAVAQNVIQFAPFGIVGLLHESLSKTGVKGVMAYGQLLMLLVATMVFVYLVVYPFMVWLMTRQNPYPLTFWTLKVSGIPAFFTRSGAVNIPINLKASKDLGLNEESYAISIPLGGSANSGGAAITVSIMTLATANTMGVHVSIFLALLLCFLSAISATGVSGIAGGSLLLIPMAASLFGISNDIAMQVVGIGFIIGVVQDSVETAVNSASDLLFTATAEYADDRREGHPVDIRAKVKAAGKGTAEVVTPEKANEAEESEQV, from the coding sequence ATGTATAAACGTTACAAAGATGTTTCGTTGATCTTAAAAATTGTCATTGGGATCATTGTTGGGGCAGTGTTAGGGGTAATGGTGCCCTCCTGGTCCTTTATTGATGTTCTCGGTAAATTATTCGTTGGCGCTTTAAAAGCGATTGCACCACTACTGGTCTTTCTATTAATTATGTCGGCGATCTCTAAGTATCGCTCAGGTGCGAAGAACCACTTTGGCACCGTTATTGTGCTTTATCTCAGTGCCACGTTGTTTTCATCAATTGCTGCCGTGGCGGTCTCGTATCTTTTTCCGATCAAATTGGTGTTGCCCGGTGCGATGAAGATCGCCGAAAGTGCACCGAAAGATCTGGGGACTGTTGTGACGAGCTTACTAACCAATGCCGTTGCCAATCCAATCTCTGCATTGGTTGAAGGTAATTACCTAGCTATTCTTTTCTGGTCCTTACTGATCGGTTCCGGTTTACGATTGACCAGTGCTGTGACCAAAAAGGTGGTCACGGAATTGGCCGATACTGTCAGCGCTGTCGCTCAAAATGTCATTCAGTTCGCACCGTTTGGGATTGTCGGGTTGTTACATGAGTCCTTGAGCAAAACTGGTGTCAAAGGGGTCATGGCATATGGTCAGCTGCTCATGCTGCTGGTTGCCACGATGGTATTTGTTTACTTAGTCGTGTACCCATTCATGGTTTGGTTGATGACCCGGCAAAATCCGTATCCGTTGACTTTTTGGACGCTGAAAGTCAGTGGCATTCCGGCATTCTTTACAAGAAGCGGCGCTGTCAATATTCCCATCAACTTGAAGGCATCAAAAGATCTCGGATTAAATGAAGAAAGTTATGCGATCTCAATTCCGCTTGGTGGCTCGGCAAATTCTGGTGGTGCAGCGATTACGGTGTCGATCATGACATTGGCAACCGCCAATACCATGGGTGTACATGTCAGCATTTTCCTGGCCTTGCTGCTATGTTTCTTGTCTGCCATCTCGGCTACCGGGGTTTCCGGGATCGCAGGTGGCTCACTGTTGTTAATTCCAATGGCGGCTTCATTGTTTGGCATTTCAAATGATATTGCCATGCAGGTTGTCGGTATCGGTTTTATCATCGGCGTGGTTCAAGATTCAGTTGAAACGGCTGTTAACTCCGCGTCTGACTTGCTGTTCACCGCGACTGCCGAGTATGCCGACGATCGCCGTGAAGGACATCCGGTTGATATTCGAGCTAAGGTCAAAGCGGCAGGCAAGGGAACGGCAGAAGTTGTCACACCTGAAAAGGCCAATGAAGCTGAAGAAAGTGAACAAGTTTAG